The segment TGCTAAACAGAAATCAGGGGGAAATGATGGATTATATTTATTTTTTAGGTAATGCAAGTTTGACTTTGCGGGTTATCGAATATCTACAAACTATGTATGATTCATCCCTATGTTCGATGACAGTCATTCATCAAATTAATGGTTGGATCATCAAAATTAAGTTTAAACAACCGTTAACGCCTCAAAAGCACGGAGATTTCAAGGCGTTTATGAACGAAATTGGTGTTCCCTACGAATTGGAAATCCGCCTACAGATGGTTTTCTGGAGTTTAGAAACCGGTCAATCTCCCATCGATGTCATGCGTCGTTATCAAGTGGCGATCGTCTCCCACGGTTCTCCCGATAGTAATGATATCGAAGCCTTTCGCCAACAATTTACCCGAGGGCTAGGATATTGTCCCGAAACTTTAGCGTAATTGAGTTTCTGTTGCTTCTAACACTCTCTTCTGTTGCCTGTTACCGTTAGGCTAACCCTCAGAAAAGTTTGCTCCTCGTTGCCCTTTTTGCCGATAGGTTATTCATTGTACAAGAGGGCTGAGTGACTTTTTTGCCTAAAAGATGTCAAGACACGATATACTCCATTCGGGGACATTGATTAAGAGAAAGTAATGGTAGCCGTAGCAATTCTTGCAGCAGGACGTGGAACACGGATGAAGTCTAACCTTCCTAAGGTTTTACATCGTTTGGGAGGGTATTCATTAGTCGAACGGGTATTGAACAGTTGTCAGTTACTCAACCCTTCTCGACAGTTAGTGATTATTGGTTATGAAGGGGAACAGGTTAGAGACTCCCTACAACAGCTTGATTCTTTGGAATTTGTCGAACAAAAGGAACAATTGGGGACTGGCCATGCTATTCAACAATTGTTACCCCATTTAGAGGGATTTCAGGGGGATTTATTGGTTTTAAACGGGGATGTTCCGTTGCTGCGTCCGCAAACCCTAGAAAACCTCCTCAACATCCATAAAACCCATAGAAATGCAGCGACCTTACTGACTGCCCATTTACCTAACCCCAAGGGTTACGGACGAGTTTTCTGTGATAATAACAATTTAGTGACTCAAATTGTGGAAGACAGAGACTGTAACGCTGCCCAAAAGCAAAATCATCGGATTAATGGGGGAATTTACTGTTTTAATTGGCAACAATTAGCTGCTGTCTTGCCTAAACTCTCGGCGGATAACGACCAAAAAGAATACTATTTAACTGATGTGGTCAAATTTCTTGCCCCCGTCATGGCCGTAGATGTAGAAGATTATTTAGAGATTACTGGAATTAACGATCGCAAGCAACTGGCCATGGCTAATGGTATTCTCCAAAACCGTGTTAAAGACCATTGGATGGCTCAAGGAGTTACCCTCATCGACCCTGATAGCATTACCATTGATGATACTGTTGAATTACAGACTGATGTGATTATTGAGCCCCAAACCCACCTACGGGGAAAAACAAGCATTGGTAAGGGAAGTCGTCTTGGCCCTGGCAGTTTGATTGAAAATAGTCACATTGGAGACAACGTAACGGTACTTTATTCGGTGATTACTGAGAGTCAGGTCGCTTCTGGGTGTCGGGTTGGCCCCTATAGCCATTTGCGGGGTCAGGCACAAATAGGGGAGTCCTGTCGTATTGGCAATTTTGTGGAGATTAAGAAGTCGGTTATCGAACAAAAAAGCAATGTTGCCCATTTATCCTATTTAGGGGATGCAACTCTAGGCGAACAGGTGAATGTAGGGGCAGGAACCATTACCGCTAATTACGATGGGGTGCAAAAACATCGGACTATTATTGGTAAGGGGACAAAAACCGGAGCTAATAGCGTCTTTGTTGCCCCTGTTACGTTAGGGGAAGAGGTGACGGTGGCTGCGGGGTCTGTTGTCACCCACGATGTCCCTGATAGGGCGTTAGTAATTGCCAGGCAACGGCAGCGTATTATTGAGGAGTGGAAAAAGACAATTGAAAGTAAAAAATAAGTCATTCATTTTAAAAGCCGATTTCTGACTTCTAACTTCTGACTTCTGACTTCAATTATTGCCCCTGTAAAATCAAGGGTAATTTATCTTCTCCACCCCCAATAATAATAATTTTACTATTTTGGGACTCGGCTAGTTTCTGAGTTGCTTCAATGGCTTTTAATTTGATTAATTGATCGGTTAATCCCTTGGATAATAAGGCTTGAGAGTTGGCAATTCCTTGCGCTTCAATTTTTTGGCGTTCAGCTTCTTTTTTGGCCTTTTCTAGTCCAAACTCAATGGACTGACGTTCCTTATCGTTAATAAACTGCTGTTTTTCACTTTCTTGTTCAGCTTCTAATTTTTTTTGAATAGCTGCTTGAATTTCTTGGGGTAAAATGACTTTGCGTAAGAGAGCTTCTTCGACAATAAATCCTAAGGGAGATAAACTGTTCTGTAGCTCTTGACGCAGACGTTGAGCGACAATTTGGCGTTTTTCCCCATAGATATCTTTTGCTTCATAACTAGCAGTAATTTGTCGCAAAATTGCCCGAAAGCGAGAAACGACTATCTCTTCTTCATCAGTGCCGATGGTTTGATAAATCGTGGCCGCTTTTTGGGGATTAACTTTATACTGAAGACTGACATCTAAGGTAAGATTTAGCCCTTCTTTTGAGGTAGCATCAATAGTTTCTTTAATATCCTCTAATCGAGTGGAAAATTTAACGACCTTAGCGAGAGGAGTAATCCAATGAATGCCTGGATTTAGAGGATTTTCCTCAACTTTTCCTAATGTTTCTATTACCCCTACTTCTCCGGCAGGAAGAATGACTAAAAATCGAAAAAGAGTATTATAGACAGTAGCAATACTTGCTAATATTCCTGCCAATAAAGCTAAATTTTTGACTTTTTCTTGATGACGTTCACCAACTACATTAGAACTTTGTAAGGCGATGGTGAAAGCAACTAAAGCAGTAATTAAGGAGATAATAACTGACATAAAATCATCACTAATTAAGGAGTTAGGAGTTGTAAGGTATTTGTTAAGAGAAAATTAAGGGTTATTGGCTAGGATCGGCATTCTCTACCCTAGAGATTTTATTGATTTAATGATGGGGCTTAATGTACTTGAGGAAAGTAATATTTAGTTCATTTTAGCCCACCGTTAATTATACTAAAAATTATGACTAAACAACGCCTAGATACCCTATTAGTTGAGCGTAACCTTTGTTCTTCTCGTCAAGAGGCGCAAGGGTTGATTCGTGCCGGGGAAGTTAAGGTGAATCAACAGGTGATTGATAAACCAGGGACTCCAGTGGAGAGTACGGCGGAGATTGAACTGCAAGCTAAGCCCCGTTATGTGTCCCGTGGGGGTTATAAGCTCGAAAAAGCCCTAAAAACCTTTGATATAGCTGTAACGGGTCGAATTTGCCTCGATGGGGGGATTTCTACGGGGGGGTTCACTGATTGTTTATTGCAGTTTGGGGCAAAACAAGTCTACGGGGTGGATGTGGGGTATGGACAAGTCGCGTGGACGTTGCGGCAAGATGAACGGGTTATCCTCAAAGAAAGAACAAATTTTCGCTATTTAACCTCTGATTCATTGTATGGTGATAATCCCTTTGCTGACTTGGGGGTGATGGATGTTTCTTTTATTTCCCTAACCAAAGTGTTAGAACCTCTGTGGCATTTATTAGTTAGTCCGAGGGAGGTTATTTTATTAATTAAACCGCAGTTTGAAGTGGGGCGATCGCGTGTTGGTAAAAAGGGGGTTGTTCGTAACCCAAAAGATCACGCGCAAGCTATTGATCAAGTGTTACAAACTGCTAATAATTTAGGGTGGTATTATCAAGGTTTAACGGAATCTCCCATTAAAGGACCTGCCGGAAATGTAGAATATTTATTATGGTTACGCTGCGATCGCTTTCAAGATTCTCCTAATCTTAACACCTTTGAAGAATTTACCCAAGGTATTATTATTTGATCTAAGCTTAATCCTTAATCAGTATAAGTATTATGGTAAAATAAAGACGCAATACAATTTTTTAAGACAACATACAACAGTAGTAATCGCACTTATGGAATTTAATGAAGCTAAAGAAGCTTTAAAAGAAGGATATATCAAGGCTGGTTTAGAAATCTCTGATGAGCATGAGAAAGAACTTTACTTTAAAGTCCCTAGCAACGAACAGGTAAAAATTAAAATTTCTGAAAAGGATATTCAAGAATATGCAGAATTTGAAGATTTGCGTTCATCTTTTAAGATTGAACCCGTAAAATGTAGTATGTGTAGCTCAAACTACAGAGAACAAGTTGTGAAGAGGAGTTATGATCTTTTCAAGAACGAGAAACGATCATTTAGTTTTGGTGAATCTCATGAAACCAATTTATATGTTGAGATAAGTACAGCATCACCGAACTTTGTTAACTTTTTTCGATTTCAAGAATCTTATTTGAAAAAATGTTTAGAAAAAATTGAGTCCCCTTTGAAAATAAGCATTAATAAAAATGGACAATTTCTTAATATAGTTTACAAACCACAAACAATTAAAATTTATAATATTCAAGAATCAAGTATTGACAAAGCTATTGAGCGTTCTAATTCAGTAATAGATTCCTGTCTTTTTGAGCTTTCTTATTTAAAAGATGTGACGCTTTATGTTCAAGATAAATTTTCCAGTTTTCAACAAAAAGACAAACCATTTCAATTTGGCAACCCTCCAACAGGAGATCAACTATCACTCCCTAAAGTTGATTTTAATGCTGATACTATTCGTTTTTATCAACGGGGACGCAGTACAAGAGATCCGGTAATTCAATTTTTATCTTTTTATCACGTTCTAGAATATTATTTTGTTATTGTCTCTGACGAACAACTCTATGATAAGCTATCCCGAAAAATTAACGATCCCAAGTTTGTAACAGATCATACTAATCTTGATCGATTGATTCAAGATGTAAAAGATCATAAAGCGGAAATGGACGAAACAGAAATGTTAAAATTGGTACTTAATAAGTATATCGAAGAGAGTGAGCTTATTAATTTTATTAAGGAATACGAGAAATGGTCTAAGGACACAATATACTCTGGAAAAGCAAAGACAAATGAAACAGATATCTTTGGTAAAGATATTAACATAAATGTCAAGGAGGGTCATATTATAGGTAATGTGGCAAAAAGAATTAAAACAATTAGAAATACCCTGGTTCATTCCTCAGATAGGTATGAACGTAATCAAAGATTCATACCAACAACCTATCATGAAAGCATTCTCTGTAAAGAAATACCTTTAATCAAATACTTAGCTGAGAAAGTAATCATTGGCTCAGCTTCTAACTTAAAATAATATACCACCATCAACTTTGGACAAAAGAAGAATTTTATGAACGCTGGTTAGGCAACTTCAAGGTCATAATGTAAAACAAGTAATTCATCTTCTTTTAAAATCGCCATTGCATATTCTCGTCCTTGATTATCAGCAAACTCGACTAAATATTGCTTTTCTCCTTCTCGTTCATATATTTCTACTACAGTTCCAACTTGTCCACTTGGCAAGCTTTGTATAAACTCATATTCTGGCTCAATTAATGTTAATCTTTCCTTATCAATAGAATTGATAATAGCTACATTATCTAAACTCACAATATTTTTCATAACTTTTCACCTAATAAATGCAGAAATAAGACGAGGATTAGAATTAGTAGATCTTATTTCCCAAATAGTCCGAAGTTGGATTTCTTCATCATTTGGTATTCTCCAATCCACCTTAAACTGTTGACCAAATTCTGTTTGTGCTTGTTGAACAACTTCCCTTTCAATTGCTGCTAGTCGAATCATTGAGAGTAATAATTCAGCATTTTCTTGAGTTATTCCTAAACGGGACTTGAAAACTCTAGCTTTATGTTTTCCACTAGAATGTTCTGGATTCAAACAATAGTTAATTAACTTGTCCATAGCAATTTCTGCTTGTTCCCCGTTAGGTAATTTCATTTCTTTATCAACAAGACAGGTTTTAATAACTTTTTAAAGAGGGAAACAATGATAATGTCTCCCTACTTTCAACAAAAATCATTACCAAAACTAAGAAGAAATTACCGCTAATACCGCCAGTCCCGCATTAATTAAATAAAATAACCCAACTATTTGGGTTTCTGCCCACCCACTCAATTCTAAATGGTGGTGTAACGGTGCCATTTTTAACAGCCGTTTTCCTTTACCATCGGGTCCTTTTGTCGCTTTATAATAACTAACTTGGGCAATGACGGAAAGGGACTCGACAAAAAAGATGCCGCTAACAAGAAATAATCCCCAGACATGACCGCTAAGGATACCAATAGCCCCCAGAGAACCCCCTAACGCGAGAGAACCCGTATCCCCCATAAAAACCGTAGCAGGGTTACGATTATGAACAATAAACCCTAAACAGCCGCCACTCATACAGGCACAAAATATCATTAATCCAGGGTTATTAGAAGCCATTAAGGCCGCTAACCCCAGAAACGCAAGGGAACCCGTTCCTCCGGCCAGTCCATCAACCCCATCGGTCAGGTTGGTAGCGTTACTTTCGGCTACCAGAACAAACCCCGCGATAATCCAGAAAAATAACCCCAGAGGTAAGATTATCTGTCCAGGTAAGGCAATATTCGTTAAATCAGCAGATTGAGTTAAGAATGTCCAGATACAGAACCCCACTGCGATCGCAATTTGTAGAATTAATTTCATGCGAGGGGTCAGTCCCTTATTGGATTTTTGCCGTAAAATCTGCCAGTCGTCAATCCAACCTATCCCCATATAAGCGAGGGTAACAATGGAGACAGCCAGAACCGCAGGGTCTAGCTTAGACCAAATTAGGGCAATAATAACCGCTACAGGCACAAAAAAGATGCCTCCCATGGTGGGGGTTCCCGCTTTTTTCAAGTGAGTCTGGGGACCATCTTCTTGGATGACTTGTCCAGCTTTTAGTCTGCGTAATACAGGAACGACAACGTAACCCAAAATGGCAGAACAAATAGCAGAAACCGCTAAGGGAAACAGCAGGGATAAGCTAATGCTACTCAGGTCTAAAATTTGGGCAAACCCCAAACAAAGGAGTCCTAATAGTAGGATTAGTAAAATAAGTAGACTGGTTCCTGATGGCTTTTTAAAGGGGGTTAAAGGGGGAAT is part of the Rippkaea orientalis PCC 8801 genome and harbors:
- the glmU gene encoding bifunctional UDP-N-acetylglucosamine diphosphorylase/glucosamine-1-phosphate N-acetyltransferase GlmU, with the protein product MVAVAILAAGRGTRMKSNLPKVLHRLGGYSLVERVLNSCQLLNPSRQLVIIGYEGEQVRDSLQQLDSLEFVEQKEQLGTGHAIQQLLPHLEGFQGDLLVLNGDVPLLRPQTLENLLNIHKTHRNAATLLTAHLPNPKGYGRVFCDNNNLVTQIVEDRDCNAAQKQNHRINGGIYCFNWQQLAAVLPKLSADNDQKEYYLTDVVKFLAPVMAVDVEDYLEITGINDRKQLAMANGILQNRVKDHWMAQGVTLIDPDSITIDDTVELQTDVIIEPQTHLRGKTSIGKGSRLGPGSLIENSHIGDNVTVLYSVITESQVASGCRVGPYSHLRGQAQIGESCRIGNFVEIKKSVIEQKSNVAHLSYLGDATLGEQVNVGAGTITANYDGVQKHRTIIGKGTKTGANSVFVAPVTLGEEVTVAAGSVVTHDVPDRALVIARQRQRIIEEWKKTIESKK
- a CDS encoding prohibitin family protein, which encodes MSVIISLITALVAFTIALQSSNVVGERHQEKVKNLALLAGILASIATVYNTLFRFLVILPAGEVGVIETLGKVEENPLNPGIHWITPLAKVVKFSTRLEDIKETIDATSKEGLNLTLDVSLQYKVNPQKAATIYQTIGTDEEEIVVSRFRAILRQITASYEAKDIYGEKRQIVAQRLRQELQNSLSPLGFIVEEALLRKVILPQEIQAAIQKKLEAEQESEKQQFINDKERQSIEFGLEKAKKEAERQKIEAQGIANSQALLSKGLTDQLIKLKAIEATQKLAESQNSKIIIIGGGEDKLPLILQGQ
- a CDS encoding TlyA family RNA methyltransferase: MTKQRLDTLLVERNLCSSRQEAQGLIRAGEVKVNQQVIDKPGTPVESTAEIELQAKPRYVSRGGYKLEKALKTFDIAVTGRICLDGGISTGGFTDCLLQFGAKQVYGVDVGYGQVAWTLRQDERVILKERTNFRYLTSDSLYGDNPFADLGVMDVSFISLTKVLEPLWHLLVSPREVILLIKPQFEVGRSRVGKKGVVRNPKDHAQAIDQVLQTANNLGWYYQGLTESPIKGPAGNVEYLLWLRCDRFQDSPNLNTFEEFTQGIII
- the mauJ gene encoding methylamine utilization protein MauJ codes for the protein MEFNEAKEALKEGYIKAGLEISDEHEKELYFKVPSNEQVKIKISEKDIQEYAEFEDLRSSFKIEPVKCSMCSSNYREQVVKRSYDLFKNEKRSFSFGESHETNLYVEISTASPNFVNFFRFQESYLKKCLEKIESPLKISINKNGQFLNIVYKPQTIKIYNIQESSIDKAIERSNSVIDSCLFELSYLKDVTLYVQDKFSSFQQKDKPFQFGNPPTGDQLSLPKVDFNADTIRFYQRGRSTRDPVIQFLSFYHVLEYYFVIVSDEQLYDKLSRKINDPKFVTDHTNLDRLIQDVKDHKAEMDETEMLKLVLNKYIEESELINFIKEYEKWSKDTIYSGKAKTNETDIFGKDININVKEGHIIGNVAKRIKTIRNTLVHSSDRYERNQRFIPTTYHESILCKEIPLIKYLAEKVIIGSASNLK
- a CDS encoding DUF4926 domain-containing protein, with the protein product MKNIVSLDNVAIINSIDKERLTLIEPEYEFIQSLPSGQVGTVVEIYEREGEKQYLVEFADNQGREYAMAILKEDELLVLHYDLEVA
- a CDS encoding DUF6883 domain-containing protein, encoding MKLPNGEQAEIAMDKLINYCLNPEHSSGKHKARVFKSRLGITQENAELLLSMIRLAAIEREVVQQAQTEFGQQFKVDWRIPNDEEIQLRTIWEIRSTNSNPRLISAFIR
- the mraY gene encoding phospho-N-acetylmuramoyl-pentapeptide-transferase, translated to MDAKIPPLTPFKKPSGTSLLILLILLLGLLCLGFAQILDLSSISLSLLFPLAVSAICSAILGYVVVPVLRRLKAGQVIQEDGPQTHLKKAGTPTMGGIFFVPVAVIIALIWSKLDPAVLAVSIVTLAYMGIGWIDDWQILRQKSNKGLTPRMKLILQIAIAVGFCIWTFLTQSADLTNIALPGQIILPLGLFFWIIAGFVLVAESNATNLTDGVDGLAGGTGSLAFLGLAALMASNNPGLMIFCACMSGGCLGFIVHNRNPATVFMGDTGSLALGGSLGAIGILSGHVWGLFLVSGIFFVESLSVIAQVSYYKATKGPDGKGKRLLKMAPLHHHLELSGWAETQIVGLFYLINAGLAVLAVISS